The segment TCGAAGTAACGGATTTCGCGGAAGTTGGCAATGCTGGAGTAGAAACCGGCCCAGACGTCCATCTGGCCACGGCCGACATTATGGGTCAGATGATCCAACGTATGCAGGCCGACGCTGTTGCTATTGGGCACTGCACCCTCAATGGCAACGAAATCAGTCTCATAAATCGACTGCTCACGATTGTGATCTACAAAATAAAGGACCGATCCACCGATACCTTCCACCGCAGGAATACCCACTTCACCAGGCCCGACCGGATGCACCACACTGCGCGCACCGTGGGCCAAGGCATAGCGCTGCGCCTGTTCGGCATCCGTGACTCTCCACGCCATTGCACAGGCGCTGGGGCCATGCACGGCAGCAAAAGCTGCGGCGGGGGAATCAGGCTCAGCGTTCAGCACCACGTTGATACCCTGCTGCTGGAATAGGAAAACCTGCTTGGAGCGATGGCGACGCACCTCGGTAAATCCGAGCTGGTTGAACAAGGCGCGCAGCCCTTCGATGCCTGCAGCATCTGGTGCCGTAAACTCGACGAATTCGAAGCCGTCAGTGCCGATGGGATTATGCTGTTCGATGCGGGCCGGTGCATTCATGACAGGCGCTCCAAGTGTCAGGCTGCCGAGGCATGAGCCGGCAGAGGATGAAGAGAAAGGCACAATGGTGGCAAGTGAGTCATCAACGAAGCCAGCAAGACGGCTATCGCGTCAGTCGTCAGATCAGGCGTGGTCGCTGACGGCTCTACTTGTGCTAAATCACTGCCCCTAATCTAGGCCTTGCCAGTCGCCCTGCCCATGCCCGCCAGCCAGTACTCTCTCGTCCCTCACACGCTTTACGACTCGACACATGTAACGAAAACCTGCCAGCGAGAAAAGCCAGTATGCTGGGGTCATTACAGCGGTGCAGCAGCATGACACTGCGTCAACCTTTCTTTACAGCCTCTCTTGCTGTCACATCCACCTGATCGACGAACTCGCCTTGGTTACCATATCATCTGTCACTCTAGATCAGCCGTGTAACCAGGCACCGCTTCCCAGCTGCCAAGCGACCCACAGTAGAATCGTCGCAATGAAGGCCTCGATGACCTGCCAGGCACGTCGACTGGTAAGGCGCGGCGCTAACCATCCAGCGCCGGCAACCAGACCAAAGAACCAAGCCATCGACGCCAGACTAGCCCCGATAATGAAACCACTGGGCGAGGGCTGCTGCGCCCCGATAGCTCCGAGCATCACCAGCGTATCCAGATAGACTTGAGGGTTGAGCAACGTGATGGCAAACGTTGTCGCGACCACCTTGCCCAGGCTTGCCTTGAGCCCACTGCTCACCGTTAGCCGGCCACCGGTGCGCATGCGCCCTATCGCCTTGCTCGCCTGCCACAGCAGGAAGGCGACCCCACCCCAGCGTGCCGCACTCATCAGTAGCGGGGACTGTTGAATGAGTGTGCCCAACCCCAGTACACCCACCACGATCAACAGCCAATCACACAACGCACAGATACTTGCGACCCACCACTGGTGCTCACGCTTGAGACCCTGGCCTAGTACAAAGGCATTCTGAGCACCGATGGCAATAATCAATCCCGCACCGACGCCAGCCCCATTGAAAAATGACAACCACATGTTCTGCCCCTTTCTGACGCCTCTGATGAGGTGATATGCATGATGTTTAGCTTCAGGGTGCGTTATCGACTCTTTGCCTTCCCCATCTACGGTGTGCCGCCACACGACTTGCCAATCTTTGTTCCGTCCACTCACGATGTGCCACACGTAACTCCTTCATGCAGCCAGAGGCAGAGTACGCTAGGATGTTTCTATCAAGGAAATTGATTCAGGGAATGACTCATAAGGATTTCTGATGCTCGATTACAAACTGCTGGAAGCACTGGCGGCAGTCATCGACCAGGCTGGGTTTGAACGTGGCGCACGCGCGCTCGGGTTGACCCAATCGGCGGTCTCGCAACGCATCAAGCTTCTGGAAGCACGACTGGGGCAACCAGTGTTGGTGCGCACTCCCCGCCTAGGGCCGACACCACTAGGGCGACGACTGTTGAATCATGTTCAGCAGGTTCGTCTGCTGGAGCACGATCTCCTCGATCAGATCCCCGCGCTTGGCGAGAGCGAGCAACGCCTGCGCATCGCCATCAACGCAGATTCGCTGGCCACCTGGTGGCCAGAAATCACCGGTAGATTCTGTCAGGAGCGCGATCTTCTGCTGGATATGCTGGTGGAGGATCAGGAGGTCGCGCTCAAGCGCATGCGCGATGGCGAAGTCGCCGGTTGTATTTGCGCCACCCCGCGTCCTGTTCAGGGCGCACGCTCCCATCCACTCGGCAGCATGCGTTATCGCGCACTGGCCAGTCCGGATTTCGTACGGCGATACCTGATGCCCGAGAAGGTGCCATCTCCAGACAGCAAGACAACGAGTAGACAGGAGAGCAAGACGCTCTCTCAGCAAGAAAACACTGCACTTGAGATACCCGAAAGCTTGTCCCACGAAGCACTGCGCCGCATGCCGGCCATCGTTTTCGGCCGTGATGACAGGCTGCAACATCGCCTGCTCTCCAGCATGGGCTTTGACGAGCCCTTCCCCCATCATCTGTGTCCGTCATCAGAAGGCTTCGTACGCTTGGCATCAAGCGGTATGGGATACGGCATGATTCCCGAGCAACAGGCCCGTTATCTGCTGGAGAGCGGCGCGCTGATCGACATTGCGCCGAATCATGCGCTCGAGGTTCCGCTTTATTGGCATCACTGGCGACATGGTGGCCAAACGCTGGAACGGTTGACCGATCACCTTCTGCGCCACTGCCAGTCATTGCTACTGCCTATGCCGGAGCAAGACCCACCCCGCCCCGGCACACTCTAGCAGCAACGATTCCACTCACATTTACATTCACGCGCTAGCACTAGCCAGGCCGGGTGACTTTCAACCGGCCTGCTGCTCGCGCACGAGCTGTGCGAGGAAGCGATCACAGGCCGCCAGCTGCGTCAGCTCGATATACTCGTTAGCCTGGTGGGCGACACCAATCGAGCCCGGCCCACAGACCACCGTCGGCCAGCCTTCGCTTTGAAACTGGCCCGCTTCCGTGGTGTAGGTCACCGCTTCACTGGTACGCGTATCGCCCAGCAATCGCTGACAGAGGCGAATGGCGGGGTCACGATCACCATGGCCAAGCGATGGCACTGTCTCGACCGTGCGCTCACTGTGGATCCCTACCTGCGGCGCTCGCTCACGATACGGCGCTACCAGCCGCTCAGCATAGCCGTCGATCTCCGCCAGCATCGCCTCGACATCCTCTCCCGGCAGATGGCGTAACTCCCAGTCGAAGATACACTCGCCCGCCGTGATATTGACCGCCGTCCCCCCTTCGATACGCCCGACATGCAAGCTGGCATGCGGTACATCGAAGCGCTCGTCAAGATGCCCGCAATCGATACGCGCCTGCATGCGGTCTTCGATGAAAGTCACCATGCGCGCCGCCAGATGAATCGCGCTGACGCCCTGATAGACCTGACTGGAATGCGACGGCTTGCCCGTCACCGTGGTACGCAAATCCGTGATGCCCTTATGGGCGTCGACGATTGCCATCATGGTCGGCTCACCGACCAGCACCGCCGCCGGGCGCGGCAGGCGATCACGCAGGCGAGCGATCATGCGCGGCGCGCCCAGACAGCCGATTTCTTCATCGTAGGAAAAAGCGAAGATGACAGGTTTCATCAGCTTGCCTTCATGCTGAGCGCCGACCAACGCTGGCACCGCTGCCATGCAGCAGGCAATGAAGCCCTTCATGTCAGCAGAGCCACGCCCATACAGTCGGCCATCGGACTCGCGCAGCGTGAACGGGTCACTGTCCCAGGCCTGTCCTTCCACCGGCACCACATCCGTATGTCCAGAGAGCACCACGCCGCCCTCGACCTCAGGTCCAATCACCGCCAGCAGGTTGGCCTTATCGCCGCCGTCGTTGTGAATGACTTCCGCACTCACACCGGCCACTTCCAGTGCATCACGCAGGCAATGGATCAGCGCCAGGTTCGACTCGCGTGACACGGTATTGAAGCTTACGAGGTGCGAAAGCCAGCAATGGCTATCAGGCCAGTCGGAAAAATCGGCCTGACGCGGCATCTGAAACGCTGGCGCTACACTGGCTGCTGTCATGAGAGCCTTCCTGTAGTGGTCTGATCAGGTGAGCGCCGCTGCTGAGAAACGACGTCGTATGCACATCGGTATAACGCAGCACATGACGGGCAGCAAGAGGCTACCGTCATCAGACGACACATCAGCATACAAACAAAAACCCCGCCAATCGGCGGGGCTTGAGACTTGGATGCTGGCATGTCTCACGACATCCGAACGAGAACGTCAGGCAGCGCGGCCGTTACGCACCATGGAGTGCGGATCAATGACAAACTTCTTGGCAGCACCACCATCGAAATCAGCGTAACCCTGCGGGGCTTCTTCCAGACTGATGACCTGCACATTAACGGCA is part of the Cobetia sp. L2A1 genome and harbors:
- a CDS encoding LysE/ArgO family amino acid transporter — protein: MWLSFFNGAGVGAGLIIAIGAQNAFVLGQGLKREHQWWVASICALCDWLLIVVGVLGLGTLIQQSPLLMSAARWGGVAFLLWQASKAIGRMRTGGRLTVSSGLKASLGKVVATTFAITLLNPQVYLDTLVMLGAIGAQQPSPSGFIIGASLASMAWFFGLVAGAGWLAPRLTSRRAWQVIEAFIATILLWVAWQLGSGAWLHG
- the argE gene encoding acetylornithine deacetylase, producing the protein MTAASVAPAFQMPRQADFSDWPDSHCWLSHLVSFNTVSRESNLALIHCLRDALEVAGVSAEVIHNDGGDKANLLAVIGPEVEGGVVLSGHTDVVPVEGQAWDSDPFTLRESDGRLYGRGSADMKGFIACCMAAVPALVGAQHEGKLMKPVIFAFSYDEEIGCLGAPRMIARLRDRLPRPAAVLVGEPTMMAIVDAHKGITDLRTTVTGKPSHSSQVYQGVSAIHLAARMVTFIEDRMQARIDCGHLDERFDVPHASLHVGRIEGGTAVNITAGECIFDWELRHLPGEDVEAMLAEIDGYAERLVAPYRERAPQVGIHSERTVETVPSLGHGDRDPAIRLCQRLLGDTRTSEAVTYTTEAGQFQSEGWPTVVCGPGSIGVAHQANEYIELTQLAACDRFLAQLVREQQAG
- the hppD gene encoding 4-hydroxyphenylpyruvate dioxygenase; protein product: MNAPARIEQHNPIGTDGFEFVEFTAPDAAGIEGLRALFNQLGFTEVRRHRSKQVFLFQQQGINVVLNAEPDSPAAAFAAVHGPSACAMAWRVTDAEQAQRYALAHGARSVVHPVGPGEVGIPAVEGIGGSVLYFVDHNREQSIYETDFVAIEGAVPNSNSVGLHTLDHLTHNVGRGQMDVWAGFYSSIANFREIRYFDIEGKMTGLFSRAMTAPCGKMHIPINESADDNSQIAEFIREYKGEGIQHLAMATDDIYATVKALKANGVTFLTTPATYYEKIDARVPNHEEKVEDLKALSLLVDGAPGEGVLLQIFTETVIGPIFFEIIQRKGNDGFGEGNFKALFESIEEDQIRRGVIGGE
- a CDS encoding LysR family transcriptional regulator ArgP, with protein sequence MLDYKLLEALAAVIDQAGFERGARALGLTQSAVSQRIKLLEARLGQPVLVRTPRLGPTPLGRRLLNHVQQVRLLEHDLLDQIPALGESEQRLRIAINADSLATWWPEITGRFCQERDLLLDMLVEDQEVALKRMRDGEVAGCICATPRPVQGARSHPLGSMRYRALASPDFVRRYLMPEKVPSPDSKTTSRQESKTLSQQENTALEIPESLSHEALRRMPAIVFGRDDRLQHRLLSSMGFDEPFPHHLCPSSEGFVRLASSGMGYGMIPEQQARYLLESGALIDIAPNHALEVPLYWHHWRHGGQTLERLTDHLLRHCQSLLLPMPEQDPPRPGTL